A single region of the Chionomys nivalis chromosome 5, mChiNiv1.1, whole genome shotgun sequence genome encodes:
- the Tspan14 gene encoding tetraspanin-14, translated as MHYYRYSNAEVSCWYKYLLFSYNIVFWLAGVVFLGVGLWAWSEKGVLSDLTKVTRLHGIDPVVLVLMVGVVMFTLGFAGCVGALRENICLLKFFCGAIVLIFFLELAVAVLAFLFQDWVRDRFREFFESNIRSYRDDIDLQNLIDSLQKANQCCGAYGPEDWDLNVYFNCSGASYSREKCGVPFSCCVPDPAQKVVNTQCGYDVRIQLKSKWDEFIFTKGCIQALEGWLPRNIYIVAGVFIAISLLQIFGIFLARTLISDIEAVKAGHHF; from the exons ATGCACTATTATAGATACTCGAATGCCGAGGTCAGCTGCTGGTACAAGTACCTGCTCTTCAGCTACAACATCGTCTTCTGG TTGGCTGGCGTTGTCTTCCTTGGAGTCGGGCTGTGGGCATGGAGCGAAAAG GGTGTGCTGTCCGACCTTACCAAGGTGACGCGGTTGCACGGAATCGACCCTGTGGTGCTGGTCTTGATGGTGGGCGTGGTGATGTTCACACTGGGCTTCGCAGGCTGTGTGGGGGCTCTCCGGGAGAACATCTGCCTGCTCAAGTTT TTCTGCGGGGCCATTGTgctcattttcttcctggaaCTGGCCGTGGCTGTGCTGGCCTTTCTGTTCCAGGACTGGGTGAGGGACCGGTTCCGGGAATTCTTCGAGAGCAACATCCGATCCTATCGGGATGACATTGACCTACAGAACCTCATCGACTCCCTTCAGAAAGCC AATCAGTGCTGTGGGGCCTATGGCCCTGAAGACTGGGACCTCAATGTCTACTTCAACTGCAGTGGTGCCAGCTACAGCCGAGAGAAATGTGGAGTGCCCTTCTCCTGCTGTGTGCCAGATCCTGCG CAAAAAGTTGTGAACACGCAGTGTGGCTATGACGTCAGGATTCAG TTGAAGAGCAAGTGGGATGAGTTCATCTTTACAAAAGGATGCATCCAAGCTCTGGAAGGCTGGCTCCCCAGGAACATCTACATTGTGGCTGGTGTCTTTATTGCCATCTCACTACTGCAG ATCTTCGGCATCTTCCTGGCAAGGACCCTGATCTCAGACATCGAGGCAGTGAAGGCAGGTCATCACttctga